In Morococcus cerebrosus, a single genomic region encodes these proteins:
- the ybaK gene encoding Cys-tRNA(Pro) deacylase, with the protein MSKNTDYPVTPAVRFLRTHQIDFEPYIYVYEEHGGTGQFAQLFGVDEHQVVKTIVLQNEAKKGLVVVMHGDKQISTRNLARDLGMKHIEPADPKQANKWTGYLVGGTTPFGMKTRLPVYVEKSIWDLEKVYINGGKRGFIIGVSPQALRALNPQDVQVAV; encoded by the coding sequence ATGAGCAAAAATACCGATTATCCGGTTACTCCTGCCGTCCGTTTCTTGCGTACACATCAAATTGATTTTGAGCCTTATATTTATGTTTATGAGGAACACGGCGGGACAGGGCAGTTTGCACAGTTGTTCGGTGTGGACGAGCATCAGGTGGTCAAAACCATCGTGCTGCAAAACGAAGCGAAGAAAGGGCTGGTCGTCGTGATGCACGGCGATAAGCAGATTTCGACCCGCAATCTGGCGCGCGATTTGGGCATGAAACACATCGAGCCTGCCGATCCGAAACAGGCAAACAAATGGACGGGCTATCTGGTGGGCGGGACGACGCCTTTCGGTATGAAAACCCGGTTGCCTGTTTATGTTGAAAAAAGTATTTGGGATTTGGAGAAAGTTTATATCAACGGCGGCAAACGCGGATTTATCATCGGTGTCAGTCCGCAGGCTTTGCGGGCTTTGAATCCGCAGGATGTACAGGTCGCCGTCTAA
- a CDS encoding RidA family protein, translating into MNIRYLGTAERYSEAVCAGGFVFLSGMVPENPEADAKAQTENVLAQIDRWLEECGSDKAHILEATIFLTDMNDYAAMNEAWDAWTAPGRAPARACIEAKLAKPEWAVEIKVSAVCK; encoded by the coding sequence ATGAATATCCGATACCTCGGTACCGCCGAACGCTACTCCGAAGCCGTCTGCGCCGGAGGATTCGTCTTCCTCTCAGGCATGGTTCCCGAAAATCCCGAAGCCGATGCCAAAGCCCAGACCGAAAACGTCTTGGCGCAAATCGACCGCTGGCTTGAAGAATGCGGCTCCGACAAAGCACACATCCTCGAAGCCACCATCTTCCTGACCGATATGAACGACTACGCCGCCATGAACGAAGCCTGGGATGCCTGGACAGCCCCCGGCCGCGCCCCTGCCCGCGCCTGCATCGAAGCCAAACTCGCCAAACCGGAATGGGCGGTCGAAATCAAAGTATCCGCCGTGTGCAAGTGA
- a CDS encoding adenylosuccinate synthase, with protein MAKNVVVIGAQWGDEGKGKIVDWLAEETSGVVRFQGGHNAGHTLVVGGKKTILRLIPSGILHENLDCFIGSGVVVSPEALLGEIDELNAAGVKNVEGRLKIAPTCPLILPYHIALDQAREASRGKGKIGTTGRGIGPAYEDKVARRAIRVVDLLHPEKLREKLDAILAYYNVQLQHLHNAEPVKAEDVMAVIEKVAPRITPMITDVSRVLNEKNKNGEKLLFEGAQGTLLDIDYGTYPFVTSSNCLAGAASAGAGVGPQMLDYVLGIVKAYTTRVGSGPFPTELFDEVGAGLAERGHEFGSVTGRARRCGWFDAAALKRSIQVNGISGMCITKLDVMDGIETINICVGYELPDGSKTDILPCGSDAVETCKPIYETMPGWSESTVGVTSYDALPANAKAYLKRIEEVCGAPVAIVSTGPDREETIVLHHPFA; from the coding sequence ATGGCTAAAAATGTTGTAGTAATCGGCGCCCAGTGGGGCGATGAAGGCAAAGGTAAAATAGTCGACTGGCTGGCGGAAGAAACCAGCGGTGTCGTGCGTTTCCAAGGCGGCCACAATGCGGGTCATACTCTGGTCGTCGGCGGCAAGAAAACCATTTTGCGCCTAATTCCGAGCGGCATCCTGCATGAAAACTTGGATTGCTTCATCGGTTCCGGCGTTGTCGTATCCCCCGAAGCATTGTTGGGCGAAATCGACGAGTTGAACGCAGCAGGCGTGAAAAACGTTGAAGGTCGTCTGAAAATCGCCCCGACCTGTCCGCTGATCCTGCCTTACCACATCGCGCTTGACCAAGCCCGCGAAGCATCGCGCGGCAAAGGCAAAATCGGCACGACCGGTCGCGGCATCGGTCCAGCCTACGAAGACAAAGTGGCACGCCGCGCCATCCGCGTTGTCGATTTGCTGCATCCTGAAAAACTGCGTGAAAAACTGGATGCCATCCTCGCTTATTACAACGTTCAACTGCAACATCTGCACAATGCCGAGCCGGTTAAAGCAGAAGATGTGATGGCGGTTATCGAAAAAGTCGCGCCGCGCATTACGCCGATGATTACCGACGTATCCCGCGTGTTGAACGAGAAAAACAAAAACGGCGAAAAACTGCTGTTTGAAGGCGCACAAGGCACGCTGTTGGACATTGACTACGGCACTTACCCCTTCGTTACCTCGTCCAACTGCTTGGCGGGAGCCGCTTCCGCAGGCGCAGGCGTAGGTCCTCAAATGCTGGATTATGTTTTGGGTATCGTCAAAGCCTATACCACGCGCGTCGGTTCAGGCCCGTTCCCGACTGAATTGTTCGACGAAGTAGGCGCAGGTTTGGCAGAACGCGGACACGAATTCGGCTCCGTAACCGGCCGCGCACGCCGCTGCGGTTGGTTTGATGCCGCCGCGTTGAAACGTTCCATTCAAGTCAACGGCATTTCCGGCATGTGTATCACCAAGCTGGACGTGATGGACGGCATTGAAACCATCAATATCTGCGTCGGCTACGAATTACCCGACGGCAGCAAAACCGACATCCTGCCTTGCGGTTCCGATGCGGTAGAAACCTGCAAGCCGATTTACGAAACCATGCCCGGCTGGAGCGAATCGACTGTCGGCGTGACAAGCTACGACGCATTGCCTGCCAATGCCAAAGCATATTTGAAACGTATCGAAGAAGTCTGCGGCGCACCGGTAGCCATCGTCTCCACTGGTCCTGACCGCGAAGAAACCATCGTTTTGCATCATCCGTTCGCATAA